The DNA sequence CGACCGAGTCCGCGTGCGGCGTCGGGTAGTTTTCGCGATCCGAAGAGAATCAGGAAAACAACAACGACGAGAACGATATGCCACGGTTGAAGAGCGTTCATTGATCCCCCTGTGTACTGACTATTTCTCGCGCCAGTGCGTAATTCTGTTAGTTGTGGACATGTTCTAATGCCACCCCGGCAGTCTCAGTGATACGCGAACTGTTTCTATGTAACATGAGTAGCACGTTGTGGCGGCAGTCACAAGAAATATTGAGAATCCTTTTAGCGGATTGCGACGAGTTGTCGCAGGCGGACTTGTCCTCGCCGCGGTCGGGTGGCTCGTCGTAAATCGGCGGCGGCGGGGAACGCGGCCGTAGTCTTCGGCAGGGCTAGCCTTTTGTCGCCGGCTCGATCGTCAAGGAACTGATCTGTTTTGCTTTGTCCACCGTGAATCGGTTCGCCAGGTCGATTCGGCCGCCTGGGAAGTTTCCTTCGATGCGGTTGATCACAACGAATGCGTCGGCACGCTCTTCGGTTCGCAACTGCGTTGTGGTGTACCTGAACGACTGCGCGACTTCTGTACGCCAGGAGGCGATCTCGTTGCGTCCCCGGTAGGTCTTCCCGTCGTCGACCACGATGGCGTCCTCGGCGAACAGGTTCGCGAGGGCCGCGGGATCGGCGTCCGGGGCGGCATGGAGGTACTCGGTTACGGCGGTCGGCAGGTCAGTGGTCTCGGATGTCATCTCGATGGTTCCTTTCGCGCGTGATGTTGGTTGCGGACCCCACCCTGACCGTTCCCCCCAGGGGAAGGTCAACACCCGGCGACGTCACCGCGAAGGTTGAGGTTCCCCTCAGGGGAAGGGGGAGACTGAAATGGTGCCCAGTTTGATGACCATCGGTGACTTCAGCCGCGCGACGCGCCTCAGTGCCAAGGCGCTCAGGTTCTACCACCGTGTGGGCCTGCTCGAACCCGCCGCCGTGGACCCGAACAACCAGTACCGCTACTACGGTCGGGGACAGATCGAGGATGCACGGGTCATTCACCATCTCCGCTCGCTCGACATGCCTGTCGAAGAAATCCACCGAGCGCTGCAGGCATCCGGCGAAGAAGCAAAGAACGCCATCATCGCCGACCATCTGCAGCGCATGGAAGAACGGCTGGCGCACACGCAGTCCGCGGTGGAGTCGCTTCGTCGATTGTTGACGGACCCAACACAGCGGGTGCAGATCGAACGACGGAACATCGCGAGCATGTCTGCGTTGGTCATCCGCGGCAGCATCGATCTGGCGGATCTGGGTGCTTGGTTCACAAATGCCAACGCGGGCCTCGATGACGCTGTCACGCGGTCGAGAATCACCACCGATGGGCCGCGCGGTGGACTGTGGTCGACCGAGTTGTTCCTGGACGAACACGGCGAATGCGCTCTCTTTCAACCGGTTGCGCCCTCGAGTGCACCGCCCGAAGGCGGCCGCGCCGTACTGGAATCACTGCCGGCCGCGACGCTGGCGGTGGCGACGCACCGGGGCAGCGATGCGACCATCGGCGAGGTGTACGCAGACCTCGGCGCTTACGTCAACGAACACGGTATCGGCGCACCCGGTCCGGTGCGAGAAACCTACCTCGAAGGCACTCCCGGACGAGACGGGACAACCGAGATCGGTTGGCCCATCACTGCTTCGAGCACAAGGAACTGACCACTCACACCGCGGCGACGGTGCCGCAGATGCCACATTGCTCGAACTGGCGCCGTTTCCAGCGCGCGATCGGGATGAAGAACAACGTGAATTGTTGGTACTGCCTGATCCGTGCCCACTGCGTGGTGTTGTTGCAGTGCGGGCATGTGCGGGTTTGCCCCGGGCCGAGGTGTTTCTGCTTCGTGCCGAAACCAAAGATGAAGAACACGAAGCCCAGCATATAGCTTCCTTCGAAGCCGGCCGGTTGTCTGCAGTGGTTGCAGGTCGATCGGGGTGCTGCTGATCAGATGGCGGCGTGGCGCGGCCGATGACTTCTGTGCTGCCCCACGGTCTACCCCTCTGGGTATCGACAGGCAGGAATGCATATGACAGGTGCAACGCGCTCGGGCATGACTTCCGTGCAGGCCAACGGTGTACAACTCGGCATCGAGAGATTCGGCCGCGAGGCAGACCCGCTGATCCTCCTGGTCGGCGGCACCACGATGTTGTCGTGGCCGGACGCACTGTGTGAACGCCTCGCAACAGGTGGTCGGCACGTGGTGTGCTACGACCTGCGTGACTCAGGGACGTCGACCACCCTCGACCCGAACAACCCTGCCTACGACCTCCGGTCAGTTCGTCGTCAACCCGGCCAAGGCCTTCCTCAGGGATGTCGCGCACTGGCGATTGCCGGTTTCGCTGCCCGGTACGACAACCATCCACCGAACCGGGTGATGTCCGTAGCGTCGGACAACGCCGCACGCTCACAACTGAATCCGATCATCGACCGTCCGCCTGCGAGCTGCACCGATCCCAGCATCATCGGCGCGGGCAACGTGGCGAGAAACGACGACAGTTCGGCCGGGGCCATCCGCCAGACGCCTCCGGTGATCGAACTGCCGCCGTCGATCGTGCGCACCAGTCCCGGTTTGGGTGGCGTGGTCGGCAGGGCATAGAGGCCGTAGTTGGGGGCGGTGTGATCGGCACCCACGAATCGCGCTCCGCGGCTTGTCATCTCGTGCTCGAGTGGTTGACCTGGTAGGTGTGCGCCGACGACGAACACGTCCGACCACGATGCGCCGATGGATTCGATCCACGGCGCCCCTTGTGACAACGGCGGTGTTGCACCCGCAGCTGCCACCGACTCTGGCGTCTCGACAACTCGGCGGGCCACATCGAGGGCGACAGCATCGTGGAAGGCGCCCGCCAGCACAGTGACCCCGAACTGGGCGGTCCCGGCGGTTCCCGCGGGAACGGCGACACCGCACATGTCGAACAGGTTCGCGAAGTTGGTGTAGGTGCCGAGCCACGAGTTCACGCCGATCGGGTCGTCCTCGACCGCTGCGATCGATGGATGTCCAGGGACGGTCGGAACCAGCAGCGCGTCGAAATCCGACAGCAACGCAACGCTTTCGGCGCGCAGACGCTCGAGCCGCTCCAGGTCGCGCGCCATCTGAGACGCCGTCACTGTTCCCGCAGCCGAGATCACG is a window from the Williamsia sp. DF01-3 genome containing:
- a CDS encoding nuclear transport factor 2 family protein, whose product is MTSETTDLPTAVTEYLHAAPDADPAALANLFAEDAIVVDDGKTYRGRNEIASWRTEVAQSFRYTTTQLRTEERADAFVVINRIEGNFPGGRIDLANRFTVDKAKQISSLTIEPATKG
- a CDS encoding MerR family transcriptional regulator; protein product: MTIGDFSRATRLSAKALRFYHRVGLLEPAAVDPNNQYRYYGRGQIEDARVIHHLRSLDMPVEEIHRALQASGEEAKNAIIADHLQRMEERLAHTQSAVESLRRLLTDPTQRVQIERRNIASMSALVIRGSIDLADLGAWFTNANAGLDDAVTRSRITTDGPRGGLWSTELFLDEHGECALFQPVAPSSAPPEGGRAVLESLPAATLAVATHRGSDATIGEVYADLGAYVNEHGIGAPGPVRETYLEGTPGRDGTTEIGWPITASSTRN
- a CDS encoding zinc-ribbon domain-containing protein, with the protein product MLGFVFFIFGFGTKQKHLGPGQTRTCPHCNNTTQWARIRQYQQFTLFFIPIARWKRRQFEQCGICGTVAAV